TGCGGGTAATTTTATCTTAAATCACCGATACATTGGTTTTGACCTGGGTGCAGGAAAAGTCTTTCAACATTATAATAATGAGTATGATTATGACTTAGTTTATCCAAGTATTGGCTTGAGATTGGGACCGCGCGATAAGGCATTCGTTGAGGGAGAATTTTTAAAGCATAAACCTTCTGATTTGCCAATGCCGGTGATAAAATTAGGATTTGGCTTCGGTACCGGTGATTTAAAGAATGAAACACATTTTCGTTTTGGTCTTTCCCTGCTTGAAGGGTTTTATGCGAGCCCGGTTATCTATCTTTTCAATAATCAATTGCGGATTGCTCCATATTTTGCAGGAGGTACGGAAGGTGATGTTTATCAAATCAATTTAGATATTGGCTATCGGTATTATTTTAAAGATTAAATTCAATATTTTAAAAGTGTTTATTATTTTTGCTTGATTTATTTATTGGGCAATAAAAAACTCCTCGGGCAGGACTCGAACCTGCAACCCTCCGGTTAACAGCCGGATGCTCCACCATTGAGCTACCGAGGAAGCACCCTATTATATTCAAAAGATGATAGATGTCAAGATTAAGAAAATCAAGATTTTAGTAGAATATAGTATTACTTGACGATAATGAACCTCTGGTAGATATTATGTTTTTCTGTGACCAATCGGCAGAAGTATATCCCGGCAGAAATTTCTGTATCCAGAGAACGGCAATCCACGATAAAAGAGTGTGTTCCTGCAGGACTAAATCTATTTTCTAATAGCCTTACCAACCTTCCCTGAATATCATAAATACCCAGAACGACCTTTCCTGGTTTATCTAACTGGTAGGTGATCTTTAAGACATCGGATGAAGGATTGGGTTCAATATGCAATCTATTCCTCCAAGATATCAAGTCATCTCCTGTTTCTTCATTTCCGACCTGTATTGACCACCGATAGATTCCCTTGGTTTGGGTTCCGGCATAGATATACATTGATTGACTTTTGCCGAGACAATTTATTTGCAGGTTCTGTAAGCCTTGATTTATCTGTGTCCAAGATGTGCCCCAATCGGTGCTTAGATATACACCGTTGGTATGGGTACCAACATAGATACCCTCGTAAGCCGATGATCCCCGATTAACAACAATCGCATTCACACGGCCGCCAGTAAAGTTGGTGGTGAACCAGGTGTTTCCTCCGTTTGTGGATTTGTAACAACTTCTATTCGTCCCGACATATATTTCGTTTGGATAATAGGGGTCAATTGCCAGGGCATATACCACGGAGTCTGGTAATCCTGGCGCCGTAAGTTTGGTCCAGTTATTTCCGGCGTTGGTAGTTTTGTATATAGTCGCGACATTATTTTCTATACCGCCGACATATACCACATTAGAATTTCCTGGTTCCAGGACAAGGGCGTAAGCCATACCAGTGAGAGTGCCAAGGTTATATCTGGTCCACGATGTTCCGTTGTCGGTTGTTTTCGATGCTGCCATTACATATATGGAGCTGACATAACCATCACCACAACTCCAGAAAACATTGGTATTGACCGGATCAGCTACTACTGCTCCCCCCGTATTATAATAACCAGGATCGGCTAATGACCAGACGGACCCGCCGTCTGTGCTTTTATAAGCTTGGGCAGTCCCTCAACCAAGACCTTCAATTGCCATTACATAATTGGGGTCGTTGTATTTAACCGCAATAGAGGCCATATCGCCGCAACTGGAAAAAGAAGGGCAGAGAATCCAGGAACTCCCACAATTTGTCGTTTTATAGACGCCCACATCTTCAACCTGGATATAAACAGTCGTAGGTGTTGATGGCGCAGCAGTAGCAGCAACCACAGGTAAACCAAGATTTATGCCGTCATTAGATGCAATCCAGTTTGTGCCGCCGTTGGTTGTTTTGAAGGCACCAGCCCGATTACCAACCAGAACTTCTAAATGATTCGTTCGGCTGACCGCGAGTCCATAATGATAATTTGCTGGGAGACTTGCAGTCAGGTCGGTCCAGGTTTCACCAGCGTCAGTACTTCTGTAAAAATAATAAATCCCTGAACAATAAACATAATTTGGGTTTGCGGGTGAAACCCCAAGGCGATAATTGTAGTATGCTGAAGAGACCTTTGTCCAGTTTTGGCCTGCATCAGTGGAACGATAAATACCATCATAATAAGTGCAGGCATAAACGATGTTAGAATTGGCAGGATTCACTGCAACATCATAGACATAATAACCGGCGGTGGAAGAATATACCTGGGTAAAGGTGTTACCGCCGTTCGTTGACTTAAATATCCTTGGTTCGTAGGTGGTTGAATAGACACTGCCACCAACATAAATTACATTGGGATTATTACGGTCAACACTGATACCGTAGCCATAAGAATAGCCGCCAACATAGACATCGACCGTTGACCAGTTATTTCCGGCATTCGTTGTTTTGATAAAGACTATTGCATAATCACTGCCGCTGACATATCGGTAGCCACAGCCGTAAATGGTGTTGGGATCGGTAGGATGTGCTTCAAGGTCATAGAAACCAACATTGCCGACTGAAGATGGTATCCAGGTCGCTCCGTTATCGGTTGATTTGTAGATGGAGCCATAGTATCCGGCGTATATGACGCCCGATTGGCTGACAGTCATCGTATAACAATAACTTCCGAATGAACCAACCTCGGTCCAGGTTATACCTTTGTTGGTGGACCTGAAGATTTTTGTCGGGGAGGAATATGAACCTGCATAAACCATGTTCTCATTGACCGGTGAGATAGCCATAGTATATAACTGACCACCCGGTGGACCGATGTACTGCCAATTGGCATAAAGTAACCCCGCAATGCCTAGGCTCATGAGGAGCGATATAAGTCTCATCACACCCCCTTTCAGATTGGAGATTATATTTAAGACATAAGTCTTGTCAAGACTTATGTTGACTGAAAGTCCTATCTTGATGAATATCATATCTTTTGTATACTATGAACGATGGAAAAAATAACCTTATCTATCCCCAGCTTGTAAGTGAAGAATGAAAATCATGAGGATTTATTGTTTTTTGTTAATCCGTGTAAATCCGTTTTTCAGGGTTTTCTACTTTAATAAATAATAATCTTCCGCACTTTCTGTTGTCCATCGGATTTCAGAATTAAGAAATAAGTACCGCTGTTTAGTCCTTTAGTGCTGAATTCAAGATTATGGATTCCGGGATCAAAATCTGCCTCATAGATATTTTTAACCAGACGTCCGGTTGCATCATGTAATTTTATTAAACAAGTGCGCGACTGGTCTATCATGAAGGAAAGCCTCACCAGCGAATTTTTCTTGACGAGTGTAGGAACAAAGAAAGACTGATTGTTTTTTCTTATTTTGCTTTCAGTAATTCCGTGTGTAATGTCGGTACTCACCCAGAATCTCCTGCCACCTTCGTAATAGATTAAGGCACCATTGCAGGCTCGTAGACCGCCAAAGAAATGGGGGATGGGGAATGGTTCTTGTTCAATCGTGTTGCCGGTATTAAACGAGCGGGCAATATAGGTTGTATCCGTTCCATAATATAGAAAATATAAACTGCCATTTGGTGCGACATCGGTAGAAAAATTGGCATAACCATTAATCGGGACGCTATCAAGAGTACTGGTTAATAGATGGTACCGATAAAGTGGAATATCCGTGAGATAGAGGATTTTTTGATTGTTATCATAAGATATTTCACCTGTCTCCTGCCCCGGGTCAATCGTTAAGAATTGCCAGGTTGCACCGCGGTCATAACTGACGAAAACCGAATTGTTTGTTTCTACAAAGATTGTATCAATCCCCGCAAGATTGGATAGAGAAGCAGGTTGTGCAAATACCGGGGTAAAATTGACCCCGCCGTTTGTTGAACGAATCAAAAATGTATCACAGAGTCCAATGATGACATTGGGGTCACTGGTAATGAGAAAGTCTGTGGGCAGATAAGTAGAATCAACCTTTGTCCAATTTTGACCGCCATCCGAAGAGGTAAATATCGTCCCCAGGGAAAATGTAGTTCCGACAATCTGGGCATCAGCACAGGAGGCGATAATAAAATTGGGATTGGTTGGTGCGGATTCAACTGCGGAGCCCATTAATAAAAAGTTTTTTAAGGTATCATAAGATGCTCCATAATTTCTAATGCGATAGACAGTTCCGCCCAGACTGATCGCATAAATGATTGAATCAAGCGAAGGATAGCTTGCCGCACCAGGACTGAAAAGTGTATGGGCATAAAGATTGTTTCTCTGGACACTCCATGATAAGCCATTATTGGTCGTTTTGAATACTCCTTTTCCAAGACTACCTGCGTAGAATGTTCCTGAGCCTGCAGGACTTATGAAGGTTGCAATCTCCCGCGATTCAACGTAAGAGAAGAGCCAGAATCCATATTGCCTCACGCCCCGGAATATTCCGGGATTGATAACACTTGAGACAATAATTGTGTCATTGCCGGTAAATTCAATATCCACTGCCTGGAATAATCCGAATGCATAGGGTTCATTTATCCTTGTCCATGGTCCCTGGGCTGATGTTGACTGGTATATTCCGTTGTCAGTGGTAATGAGCACAAGATTGGGATTATATGGATTGGGCTGAATATCAGTGACTTCGCCCGCGACAATTGTATCAACGAATCCTGAAGAAGGAGAGAAGTAGATATAGGTCAATGTATCATCTGGAGTGGTGTGGCCAGTGAACCAGAACACCCCAGGATTGCTCTTGAGATGTGCGATGCAGTCAATGCTATAAAGGTTATTGAATGTAGCAATTATCTGCCAGGATAATCCCGCATTTGTGCTGCGCCAGAGTCTTGGTGGCATACTATCCACAAGATAGATTACTGTATCCGCAACATCAAAACTTGCGGTCTGAAAATTGTTGGTGTATAAGACCTCTGCCCAGTCATTTCCACCATTCAAGGTTATCCAGACGACACCACCGCCGTCAACGACAATACTCCTTGAAGTTGTTGATAATATCCCACCACTTGCCATACAGTTTTCCAATGATAAACTCCAGTTAGCACCACCGTCAGTTGTACGCCATATATCACGAAAAGAAATCGCAAATGCTAAATTTTGGGAATTAGGATTGCTGAATGTGCCGAGGATTTCACCACCGGGTAGATTAACCAGATTCCAGGTCCAGGGATTAAAAGTTCCTGTCTCCTTGTTTACATATTGGGGAGCATAATATTCTTTCTGCAGAGCCCAAATCTTTTTTAGAGGATTGGGCATAAGCGCACTGATTATTAAAAATAAATTGATGAAGTTCACATTACCCCCTTGATGGTAAAATTATAATAAAAAATATTTTTATGTCAATGATTTTATGTTCCTTGGGCTCAGTTAATGTAGGGTAAGGCTTAGCCTTTCAATCGACAGGTACAATGTAGGGCAAGGTTTCCTTCATAAAGCGATGGTCTTTCAGAACCCGAGTTCAGCCTTGCGAAGATATTGCAGACCAAGGTCTGCCACTACAATTTTTCTATTAATAAAAGATTTTATACTTCACATAATTTCATCAGTATTCTACTTCCAAAGTCGGAACAAAGTTTGACTTTTCTTTATACTCTCTGCAGACAAATTCGCGTTCCACACCATATTCGCCAACCGGGTCAAGGGCAATGCCGTAGTTTGGCTCACCCGCGAGCCATTTTTCCAAAATCTGTGTCACATCCCATTCGTACCATATCCCACCTTCACGCTCAGAACGGGCACCCTTGATTGTAATGACTGATACTTCATTATCGGATAATTTCGGAGCAGTCTTCCATGTAACGGTCATCTCTTCCCAGGGAGATAAAATCTGCTTCGCCGCAACTTGGGTCGGTGCATCAGAACCTGAATAATCGTTGTATAATTTTACCACAGCGCGCTTTGGCTTCTTGTCTTTAGGTAAATTGGTAATATCAAATTGGAGCAGAACGATTTCCTTATCGGTTCCGGAAAAACCCAAAAACAATTTGGGAATGGTGGTTGGGTTGTAAGGGTCGGTGATATCCTTCCAGCCACCACCATCCCCATAATTTTTATTAGGCTGTGCCTTGTATATCCAGGAATCTTTTACAACCTGGCATCTTATTTTGTTTTGCATAACTAACCTCCGGTCTTTCTGACCGCAAGAGAAACACAACAAAGAGATTATGGCCAACAGAACCAAATTTTTGTGTTGTATCTTTTGTTTTTTATCGAACATAAATACCTCTGACTTCTACTTCACAAACAGAATTTGATTTATTGTAAAAATATGAATTTGACGCTGTTCGATGCAGAATCAGGGGATATTATCCGAGCAAAATAGACACCAGAACCGCATGTATTCCCATTTTTATCTTTGCCATGCCATTCGTATTCTGTGCCCGAAACCTGGAATCTATTTACTTCCGAGCCTAAAATGTTGTAGATTACCAGAGTTCCATTGCCATGTTTTAATCCGCTGTATTTGAATCTTACTTTTCCGGGTGAGTTATTAGCCATTAAATTTATTTCATAGAGTGTTGGGTCAGTATTATCTTCATTAATACCAACCTGTATGCCCGTTCGGAAATCAGTTTCATTAAGCCCATTTGATTGAATATAATACCATCTTGAGTGTATCGGTGAACCATATTTTGGATGGTATTTTATCCTTGCACGCCATTTATAACAGGTATTGACCGATAACCCGGTTATTACACGGCTTATTTGCTGCCCTGTTGTCCCAAGATTTATCCAGTTTGACTCCACAAGATCTATGCCATTGAATGGCACGCCCAGTGGTTTTACTTCAAACTGAGCCTTGGCAATAACCCGACCATAGGACGACCGTCCGAATAACCTTGAACCGAATGAATTATTTGAATAAGTGAATAATGGTGGAACAATCTGGCGGGAAAAATCTGGTCTCATTTGCTCGGGTTTTACATTAACACCCATTGCTTCATTGCCATAATAGACAAAAGCCCTACCCTCATTACTTTCGCCATTATCATAAAAATATGCACCTACTATCACATCTGAATATCCATCGCCATTGACATCGCCTGCAGTGGAGACCGAGACACCGTAATATGCAGATGGCTGGTTTGATTCGCCGATCCAGTTTGGGGTTGTGGATAATCCGGCTGCCGAGCCATGGTAGACGAAAGCCCGTCCTTCGTCAGTTTCGCCATAATCATAAAAATATGCACCTACTATCACATCTGAATATCCATCGCCATTGACATCGCCTGCAGCAGAGACCGAGATACCGTAATATGCAGATGGTTGGTTTGATTCGCCGATCCAGTTTGGGGTTGTGGATAATCCGGCTGCCGAGCCATGGTAGACGAAAGCCCGTCCTTCGTCAGTTTCACCATTATCATAATAATGCGCGCCTATGATTACATCTGAATATCCATCGCCATTGACATCACCTGCAGTAGAGACCGATCTTCCAAAATACACATATGTCTGATTTGATTCATTAATCCAGTTTGGTGATGTTGATAACCCGGTTGGAGAACCGTGAAAAACATATACCCTTCCCTCGTTTTCCTCACCATTGTCATAAGATGGAGCACCTATTATTACATCTGAATATCCATCACGGTTCACATCACCTGCTACGGCAACCGATTGTCCGAATAGTGCAAGAGGTTGGTTTGATTCGCCGATCCAGTTTGGGGTTGTGGATAATCCGGCTGCCGAGCCATGATAGACAAAAGCCCTACCTTCATTACTTTCACCATTATCATAAAAATGCGCGCCTACTATTACATCTGAATATCCATCGCCATTGACATCGCCTGCCGTAGAGACCGAGACACCGTAATATGCAGATGGTTGGTTTGATTCGCCGATCCAGTTTGGGGTTGTAGATAATCCGGTAGCCGAACCATGATATACATACGCCCTTCCTTCGTCAGTTTCACCATTATCATAATAATGCGCGCCTACTATTACATCTGAATATCCATCGCCATTGACATCACCCGCCGTAGATACTGAGACACCGTAATATGCAGATGGTTGGTTTGATTCGTCGGTCCAGTTTGGGGTTGTGGATAATCCGGCTGCCGAGCCATGGTAGACGAAAGCCCGTCCTTCGTCAGTTTCACCATTATCATAATAATGCGCGCCTACTATCACATCAGCATATCCATCGCCATTGACATCACCCGCCGTAGAGACAGAAAAGCCAAAATATGCATTATTTTGATTTGATTCATTAGTCCACATGGGTGTTGTTGACAGTCCGGATGCTGAACCATGATAGACAAATGCAGCACCTTCGTAATCCTGTCCGTTGGTGTAGAATGGGGCACCAACAATCACATCTGCGTATCCATCGCCATTGACATCACCCGCCGTAGAGACAGAAAAGCCAAAATATGCATTGTTCTGATTTGCTTCATTGGTCCACATTGGTGCTGTTGATAATCCGGATGCTGAACCATGATAAACAAATGCAGCACCTTCGTCACCCTGTCCGTTGGTATAGGATGGGGCACCAACAATCACATCCGCGTATCCATCACCATTTATATCGCCTGCAGTAGCGACTGATAGCCCGAATGAGGCATTTGAAACATTTGGTTCGGCAGACCAGGTCGGGAGTGTTGACAATCCAGATGCGGAACCATGATAGACATAAGCCCGGCCTTCATCGGTTTCGTTATTGTCAAATCCAGGTATCCCAATTATTACATCTGAATATCCATCGCCATTGACATCACCAGCGCAGGCAACCGAAGAACCATAATGAGCATCTGCCTGATTTGATTGTCCGGTCCAGTTTGGCGAAGTTGCTAAACCAGATGCGGAGCCGTGGTAGACATAAACCCTACCTTCATTAGTCTGTCCACCGTCATAATAGTGAGCACCAATTATTACATCTGAATATCCATCGCCATTGACATCGCCTGCCGTAGAGACCGAGATACCGTAATATGCAGATGCCTGGTTTGATTCGCCGGTCCAGTTTGGTGAAGTAGGTAAACCATAAGGCGAGCCATAATAGACAAATGCCATGCCTTCATCTGTTTGCCCATTATCATAATCTGGAACACCGACAATCACATCTGAATATCCATCACCATTGACATCTCCAGCACAGGATAATGAATTACCGTAATGGGCATTTGCCTGATTTGATTGCCCAATCCAGTATGCTGTATTGGATAAGCCAGAAGCAGAACCATAATACAGGTATGCGGCACCCACATCTTGGAATCCGGCGTCATAACCGGGTGCCCCAATTAGAACATCCTGATATCCATCGTCATTAATATCACCAGCACAGGAAACTGCATATCCATAATGAGCATATGCCTGATTTGGTTCATTAGTCCAGTTTGGTGAAGTTGGTAATCCGGTTGCTGAACCGTGATAAACAAAAGCCCTGCCTTCCTCCTCTTGTCCATTATCAAACCACTCTGCACCGACTATTACATCCGAGTATCCATCACCATTGACATCACCGGCTGAGGCTACTGCAATTCCATAAAACGACAATATTTGA
Above is a genomic segment from candidate division WOR-3 bacterium containing:
- a CDS encoding FG-GAP-like repeat-containing protein; amino-acid sequence: MKTFTKSHCWMVFLCITLPIFLLGNTNIPVPAKMDSDWLTTIQQKIKESEYEIRWQDKAGCYQSPNRAQNLRFSYYLDGFKAEPRVYEKDNFWSVIIKLISVGRNKKEGIYQGDILKVDKNKAEVIGNLLKIDFENMESGMRQNFVVSKKLKGKGNLNLNLTVELLGVEMNVIDDKISFIRAVPGGSCVMNYLDMKVSDANGKMIPAHFEKSENGFKIVIEDANAVYPITVDPLSQTPNWTGESNQILSFYGIAVASAGDVNGDGYSDVIVGAEWFDNGQEEEGRAFVYHGSATGLPTSPNWTNEPNQAYAHYGYAVSCAGDINDDGYQDVLIGAPGYDAGFQDVGAAYLYYGSASGLSNTAYWIGQSNQANAHYGNSLSCAGDVNGDGYSDVIVGVPDYDNGQTDEGMAFVYYGSPYGLPTSPNWTGESNQASAYYGISVSTAGDVNGDGYSDVIIGAHYYDGGQTNEGRVYVYHGSASGLATSPNWTGQSNQADAHYGSSVACAGDVNGDGYSDVIIGIPGFDNNETDEGRAYVYHGSASGLSTLPTWSAEPNVSNASFGLSVATAGDINGDGYADVIVGAPSYTNGQGDEGAAFVYHGSASGLSTAPMWTNEANQNNAYFGFSVSTAGDVNGDGYADVIVGAPFYTNGQDYEGAAFVYHGSASGLSTTPMWTNESNQNNAYFGFSVSTAGDVNGDGYADVIVGAHYYDNGETDEGRAFVYHGSAAGLSTTPNWTDESNQPSAYYGVSVSTAGDVNGDGYSDVIVGAHYYDNGETDEGRAYVYHGSATGLSTTPNWIGESNQPSAYYGVSVSTAGDVNGDGYSDVIVGAHFYDNGESNEGRAFVYHGSAAGLSTTPNWIGESNQPLALFGQSVAVAGDVNRDGYSDVIIGAPSYDNGEENEGRVYVFHGSPTGLSTSPNWINESNQTYVYFGRSVSTAGDVNGDGYSDVIIGAHYYDNGETDEGRAFVYHGSAAGLSTTPNWIGESNQPSAYYGISVSAAGDVNGDGYSDVIVGAYFYDYGETDEGRAFVYHGSAAGLSTTPNWIGESNQPSAYYGVSVSTAGDVNGDGYSDVIVGAYFYDNGESNEGRAFVYYGNEAMGVNVKPEQMRPDFSRQIVPPLFTYSNNSFGSRLFGRSSYGRVIAKAQFEVKPLGVPFNGIDLVESNWINLGTTGQQISRVITGLSVNTCYKWRARIKYHPKYGSPIHSRWYYIQSNGLNETDFRTGIQVGINEDNTDPTLYEINLMANNSPGKVRFKYSGLKHGNGTLVIYNILGSEVNRFQVSGTEYEWHGKDKNGNTCGSGVYFARIISPDSASNSVKFIFLQ
- a CDS encoding T9SS type A sorting domain-containing protein; this encodes MAASKTTDNGTSWTRYNLGTLTGMAYALVLEPGNSNVVYVGGIENNVATIYKTTNAGNNWTKLTAPGLPDSVVYALAIDPYYPNEIYVGTNRSCYKSTNGGNTWFTTNFTGGRVNAIVVNRGSSAYEGIYVGTHTNGVYLSTDWGTSWTQINQGLQNLQINCLGKSQSMYIYAGTQTKGIYRWSIQVGNEETGDDLISWRNRLHIEPNPSSDVLKITYQLDKPGKVVLGIYDIQGRLVRLLENRFSPAGTHSFIVDCRSLDTEISAGIYFCRLVTEKHNIYQRFIIVK
- a CDS encoding T9SS type A sorting domain-containing protein gives rise to the protein MNFINLFLIISALMPNPLKKIWALQKEYYAPQYVNKETGTFNPWTWNLVNLPGGEILGTFSNPNSQNLAFAISFRDIWRTTDGGANWSLSLENCMASGGILSTTSRSIVVDGGGVVWITLNGGNDWAEVLYTNNFQTASFDVADTVIYLVDSMPPRLWRSTNAGLSWQIIATFNNLYSIDCIAHLKSNPGVFWFTGHTTPDDTLTYIYFSPSSGFVDTIVAGEVTDIQPNPYNPNLVLITTDNGIYQSTSAQGPWTRINEPYAFGLFQAVDIEFTGNDTIIVSSVINPGIFRGVRQYGFWLFSYVESREIATFISPAGSGTFYAGSLGKGVFKTTNNGLSWSVQRNNLYAHTLFSPGAASYPSLDSIIYAISLGGTVYRIRNYGASYDTLKNFLLMGSAVESAPTNPNFIIASCADAQIVGTTFSLGTIFTSSDGGQNWTKVDSTYLPTDFLITSDPNVIIGLCDTFLIRSTNGGVNFTPVFAQPASLSNLAGIDTIFVETNNSVFVSYDRGATWQFLTIDPGQETGEISYDNNQKILYLTDIPLYRYHLLTSTLDSVPINGYANFSTDVAPNGSLYFLYYGTDTTYIARSFNTGNTIEQEPFPIPHFFGGLRACNGALIYYEGGRRFWVSTDITHGITESKIRKNNQSFFVPTLVKKNSLVRLSFMIDQSRTCLIKLHDATGRLVKNIYEADFDPGIHNLEFSTKGLNSGTYFLILKSDGQQKVRKIIIY
- a CDS encoding DNRLRE domain-containing protein, translated to MQNKIRCQVVKDSWIYKAQPNKNYGDGGGWKDITDPYNPTTIPKLFLGFSGTDKEIVLLQFDITNLPKDKKPKRAVVKLYNDYSGSDAPTQVAAKQILSPWEEMTVTWKTAPKLSDNEVSVITIKGARSEREGGIWYEWDVTQILEKWLAGEPNYGIALDPVGEYGVEREFVCREYKEKSNFVPTLEVEY